The following nucleotide sequence is from Peribacillus sp. ACCC06369.
TTATCATCGCTTTTCGTAAATTTCGGCACTTTACTCGTGAATTCGGGACTTTTACTCGTGAGTTTCGGCGTTACTCGTGAGTTTCGGCTCTTTACTCGTGAATTCGGGGCTTTTACTCGTGAGTTTCGGCTCTTTACTCGTGAATTCGGGGCTTTTACTCGTGAGTTTCGGCTCTTTACTCGTGAATTCGGGGCTTTTACTCGTGAGTTTCGGCGTTACTCGTGAGTTTCGGCTCTTTACTCGTGAATTCGGGGCTTTTACTCGTGAGCTTCGGCGTTACTCGTGAGTTTCGGCTCTTTACTCGTGAATTCGGGGCTTTTACTCGTGAGTTTCGGCCTTTTACTCGTGAATTCGGGGCTTTTACTCGTGAGTTTCGGCCTGTTACTCGTGAATTTGGGGCTTTTACTCGTGAGTTTCGGCTCTTTACTCGTGAGTTTCGGCCTGTTACTCGTGAGTTTCGGCTCTTTACTCGTGAGTTTCGGCTCTTTACTCGTGAATTCGGGGCTTTTACTCGTGAGTTTCGGCTCTTTACTCGTGAGTTTCGGCCTTTTACTCGTGAGTTTCGGCCTGTTACTCGTGAATTTGGGGCTTTTACTCGTGAGTTTCAGGATCGCTCCTCCCCTTCATTTTATTAAATTAACAATACAAATCCGAGTGGACAGAATGGAATTACTTTGTTATTATAGTTACTCAGGGTAACAATTACTCACAGTAACTATATATTAAGTATAAGGGGTGTTTCTGATAGAGACTTACCAAAAGTTCTTTCAGCAATTTTTGCTGCTGTACCGTCCGTTTGAAAATAATCTTAATATCCAGCTGAACAAGCATGATTTACACAGGGCGCAATGGTCCATTTTACATTTCTTAATCAATTATGGTTCGGCGACGCTTGTAGAGCTTGCCAATTATCAAGGTGTGGAAAAACCAACGATTACGAGGACCATTGCCCGTTTGGAAGAGCTGGGGTATGTCGAGCATGTGCCAAGCAAAGATAAGCGCGAAAAAAGAATGCGGCTTACGGAGCTTGGCAAAAAGATCTACAGTGAAGTCCGCGTGACAATTGATCAATACGAACAGGCTATCTTGAAAGGAATCACTGAAGAGGAACAACTCGCAGCCATACGCATCATGGGCGAAATAAGAAATAACATTATAAAATAAGGAGATAATAACATGGATCAATCCAGAGCCAGACTGTGGACGAAGGACTTTGTCATCGTTTCGTCCATCAATTTTTTCATAACATTAATCTTTTATTTACTGATGGTGACACTTGCCATCTATGCTGTTAATGAATTGGATGCTTCTACAAGTGAAGCCGGACTCATATCGGGTATTTTTATTATCGGGACGTTAATCGGACGTCTGTTCATTGGCCGTTTCATTGATTCAATCGGCCGCAAGAAAACATTATTCATAGGTTTGATCTTTTTCACTTTGACAACACTTCTATATTTTGTGGACCTTGGAATTGGCTTCCTGCTTGTTAACCGCCTGATCCATGGTATGGCGATGGGGATGGCGAGTACTGCGACAGGAACGATCGTTGCCCAGATCATCCCGGCAACACGAAAGGGAGAAGGCATCGGCTATTACAGCATGAGTGCAACACTTGCGACGGCAATTGGTCCTTTCATCGGTCTGTATATGGCTCAACATACAAGCTTCCAAGTCATTTTCAGTTTCTGCCTGGCTTTAGGAGTGATCAGCCTGATTACAGCATTCTTCTTACATGTCCCGGCATTGAAAGTGACGGCCAAAGTTACGGAAAGCAAAGGATTCAAGCTTTCCAATTTCATTGAACCTAAGGCACTGCCCATCTCAATCATCACTCTGGTATTGGCATTCTGTTATTCCAGTGTCCTTTCTTTCATCAGTTTTTATGCCATTGAAATCAATCTGGTCAATACGGCTAGCTTCTTCTTTGTAGTTTACGCAGTAGCCGTATTGTTATCACGTCCATTCTCAGGACCATTGATGGACCGGAAAGGATCGAACTTCATTATGTATCCGGCTTTCATTATTTTCGGAATCGGCTTGCTGCTTCTAAGTATGACAACCAATAGTTTCACTTTACTGGCAGCTGGTTTCCTCATTGGCCTTGGGTTCGGTAATATGCAATCAAGCTCGCAGGCGATTGCCGTTAAACTGACACCGCCTCACCGAATGGGGATGGCAACGTCCACCTTCTTTATCATGCTTGATGCAGGACTTGGCTTCGGCCCTTATATTCTGGGATTCATCATTCCGGTAACAGGTTACAGCACACTTTATGTCATCTTGGGCGTTGTGGTCATCTTAACCTCTGTCCTTTACTACTTCTTGCACGGCAAGAAGGAACGTACAGCCAGAACGAACTTGGCTTCCATTTAAATGAAAAAGGGATATCCTATTGGAGGATATCCCTTTTTCATTTAACAGCTTCTAGCTATAGTGATCCTTATTTTACTTCCAATTCATCGATAAAGATTCCAAATTTTTTGCCATTATTTTTATTTGTTGCTTGCATGACCGATTCACCTTTATATAAAGTCTTTCCAGTCTTTATATCAGCGATTAGAAGTTTGGCAGGGTTGTATGTTAATGAGCCCACTTGATCCACTCCGTTGCCTAATAGGAAGTACACACGCCCATTCTTAATGGCAGCGAAGTTTTGTTCCTTTTTATTAACAGCTAAATCTAGCTCCATGTCATTCGTTAATGTTTGACTGCTTAGGTCAAACATTTTAATGCGATAATTATCGGATTTCTTATCAATTAGGTAAAGGTTTTTCCCGTCCACATATCCTGATTCAACCATACCAAGGCTAAGAGATTCCCTTTTGGGTAATTTAACCGTTTCTACTTTTTCCGTTTCATAATTATAAGATAACAGTTTGCTTTCATTTAATTTTTCCTCATAGGGACCGTCCTCATGATTTACTCCTTTAATTACAGAAATTAAAACCATATTGTTTGGCTGGGAAGGAGCAATATCAATTGGCATCTCAAAATCTACTTGATTGGGGTAAGTAAAGGTTTCGGATAAAAGGGTTTTATCGCTCAAAACTTTTTTATTAGCTAAATCGATCGTATACAGATGAACCTCTTTCGTTTGCTTATCATCACTTGAATTCACATCATTCATCGTTAAAACCTGTAGTTTTGAATGGACCAACTGCACATCCCTGACATCAGCATTCATGATTCTCTCTTGGTCGGGAAGTTCAATTTGGAAAAAAGTTTCCTCTTCGTCCTTCTTCTCCAGTAAACCGATATCAAACTTCGCTTCCATTTTCCCGTTATTCGTAATTTCGTTATTCACCCAAGCGTAAGCCAGAAAATCATCGTCTTCATATAAAGAACTAATGGAATCCTTGCCACGCATAAACGAACGATGTTCTTTTATTAATCTTTCAATTTGATAATCTTGTCTTCCAGATAAGTTCTGCCAGTAAGACTTTTCACTGTCATATGTGGTTCGATTTGATTCAATTGTTAACGATTCATAAAAGACACCATTTTCAAGCGAAGCATTTATGGTCACCGGATCAAGCTCTTTATCACTGCCTTCTAGCGTCTTGAACGTATACTTTGGTAGGCTGGAAGCGGAGGAAGCTACTTTGACATAATAGGTCCCGATGCTTAAGATGACAACCATTCCAATAATGATGCTGCATAGATAACGTTTCACCTTGTTCACTCTCCTTTAATAGTTGTTGTTATACGGTAACGCGGTTTTTCAATAACCAGGAACCAAGCCAAATCGAAAGCCCTGTCACAATGATTCCTAATGCGAGCAGCAGACCAAATAATTCATTAGGATAAAAATGGAATTTACCAAGCGCCATTACGAAAACAGGAGCTAAAAACAATGCAGCAGCAATTCCGCAATACACCAAGCCCAGTACGATTCCTTTTATGCGGAAACTTCTTTCAAACATGATCGCTGTGAATAATATCGACATGACCATAAGACCGATGCCATAGGAAAGCAGGAATTGCGTGAAGGTACTTGGGATGATCAACATCAATACCTGATTGGCTTTCGCTATGGAGTAAGTTGACATTTCCGCATTCAAGAATGCTTCCGGCACATTTGAATTAAATAGGGCATTTTCCATTGGTAAAATGATGATCTGGAAAGCAATCAACCCTAATACCATAAGGAAGATGGCCGTAGCTTTTGAAAGGTAGATCGATAATCTGGATGTCGGTAACATTAATAGCCGATAAATGAATGTATTCTTACCAAACCAATCACGATACCAAATAAGGAAAATGTAAAAAATAAGGGCAACCGCACTCAGCGCAATCGGTCCTACAAACAAGAGGGTATTGGCGATATGGCTAAAATCAATGCCATTATAAGTCGCAATATAGGCAGCTTCGGATAGTCTTTCATCCGACATGATCTTCCTGGCATCTTTAAGAAGGCTCTTCGTTACGATGATCACTCCAGCAAATTGCGAAACCAAGGTTATCAACAATAAGGATATATATATTTTACTAAATCGATTGATTTCAAAGTTCACTAGCTTTAAATATCGCATCATGATTGATACACCTCTCTCATTACATCGACTACCGATTTTCCTTCCTCTTCACGCATTTCTTCTGTTTTGAACTCTTTAAGCACTGTACCGTTATCCAATAAAATGACCTTATCGATTAAATGTTCAATATCACCGATTTCATGGGTCGTGATGATGACTCCTCTATCTTCAATAAGGTGGCTCGCAAAGACATCGGCGATTTGCTCGCGGCTAAACATATCGATGCCTGAAAATGGTTCGTCCATCAGTACATAATCCACGTCAAGGGACAAACCAAGCATCAGGTTGAGCTTAGCTGTATTCCCCTTTGACAGTTCCGAAATGGGGGTCTCCTCTTTCAGCTTGAAGAATCCCATCAATTGGTTAGCTCTTTCCGAATTCCATGACGTATAGAAATCCTCCATGAAAACCATTGCCTGTTTAACGGTCATTTGCGGAAGCATGATCGGTGCGTCCGGAATGAAGGTGATTTTTTCATAACTGTCCTTTGTCATCTTTTGATCATCGATCAGGATTTCACCTTTATATGGCGTCAATCCCATAATGGCTTTGAGTGTAGTCGTTTTACCTACACCATTTATCCCGATCAGACACGTGACTTCCCCTTTATTAGCTGTAAAAGAAACACTATCCAAGATTTTTTTCCGGCCGTAATTCTTGGAAATCCGTTTTACTTCTATCATTTTTCTTCCTCCTCCCTTATTTCTTCCGAATATTTTTCTTTAACAACACGAAGCAGTTCATCAACTGGTACATTAATCGGACGAATCGCATCGACAAACGAATCAACGGCTGCCAGAATCAATTCCTGCCTTACAGCCTGTAAAATCGTTTCATTCGTCGTGATTTGACTTGGGAAATTTCGTTCTGTATGAATCAAGCCCTGTTCCTCCATTTCTTTATACGCTTTTTGAGCGGTATTAGGATTTATATTCAGTGAAGCCGCCAGTTCCCTTCGCGAGGGAATCTCCTGTCCAGCAACGAATTTACCAATGGCTATTTGTTCTTTAAAATGCCTAACGACTTGCAGATATACCGGTTCCCGGGTATTAACATTCATTAAAAACACCCCCTATTTATTTAGAATTACGTGTATTAACTTGTGTATGTACTAAGTGGTTCATACACCTTATAGATGTACTATACCCGTAATACACCTAAGCTGTCAACAAGGAATTCCAAAAAAATGAAAACCCCGTATGCGCAGTGCAGACGGGGTTTTTCCTTAGTTGCTTTTCATGGAGATGCTAAAATCTCATTGAAATAGATGATGAAGCAGCCGATCTTTATCTTCAAAAAACTGTTTCATTAACAAATAGTGATTGGACTCCTCTAACGTCACTTCATTCATTCCCTCTTCTGAAATCTGAAGGATTTTAGCATCCGGGTAGGCCATGATGATCGGGGAATGGGTGGAAATGATAAATTGGGAACCTTGTTGAACAAGCTCATTTATCCTGGCCAGCATCGATATTTGTCTCAATGGCGACAAAGCAGCTTCAGGCTCATCAAGGATATACAATCCATCGCCTTGAAATCGTTCTACAAAGGCTGAGAAAAAAGATTCCCCATGTGATTGTTGATGAAGTGATTTTCCACCGAAGGAATCGATGATTTTCGAACCAAACGATGCCTCCCTGTCCAATTCCTCTATATTCGTAGCTAAATTATAAAAAGTTTCCGCCCTAAAGAAAAAATTATCCTTCGGTTTGTAAACTCCTTTTTTCAAACGGAGGTATTCGTCCAAATTCGAATGTGAATCATAATTGGAAAAATTGAAATTCAACGTTCCGCCTTCTGGATTGAAGCCATACGCAATCGCAATACCTTCAAGCAAGGTGGACTTCCCCATTCCATTTTCCCCGATAACATAGGTAACACTGGGATGAAAGGTCACTTCATTAAGGTGGTTGATAACCGGAAGATCAAGAGGAAAATGGTCATACGAAGATATTCGGTCTCTATTCAGGTAGACGCCCCTGATGTACTGTGTATCATAATTTAGTTTCATATATAATCACCTTCTGTATAATAGATTCTTATAAACATTTAAAGAGCTGGTATATTCTATCATGCTTACATTCTTAAAACGGCTAAGAACTGCAATCCAGGAGCCTTCCCTATCGAAGAACTCCATTGATTAGCCAAATTCATAGATTGATAATGAGGGAGGTCCTGTCATTTCCTTATTTTAACATCAATCTATATGCATCACAAAAAAAGCAACTGGGACTACAATCCCAGTTGCTTTTAGTTAACGCTTACACTTCATATGTTTTACTTCGCTCTTTTTATGGAAGTTACATTTAGATCTTTTAATATGGCTGGTTTCATGCCTCTACGGTGCGGAATGCCTCTTTCTTCTTGTTTCTTTGCGACCCACATCGTCAGCATGGGTGTTAGAATCGCCGTTACCAATACACTTGTTGCGATAATCGCGGTTGCCGATTCCGCTACAGGAGCAAATTGCGGGTTTAACTCGGCAATGATGAATGGTACAGCAACTGCTGCACCCGCTGTGGAAGAAGCGGCGACCCCAGCAACACCATCAGAGCCTGTAACGTAGCGGTCCAGTAAATATAAGACACCTCCGGAAAGGAAGACGACAGCAACACCCATTAAAATACCCATGAATCCGGATTTTAAGATCATGCCAAAGTCCAACCCGAATCCTAGAGCTAATGCGAAGAACGGGATAAGGACCGGTACGGCCTGTCCAAAGAATTCCCGGCATTCTTTATCAATATTCCCTACAATCATGCCGACTGCAAATGGAATCAAAGTGGAGACGATTGTTTGCCATGGAAATGTAGCAAGCCCGCCTACTCCCAGGATGATCATTGTGAAGAACGGTCCGCTTTCAATACTGATGAACGGGAATGCGGCAGCATCTTCCGTTCTGCCCAATTTTGTCATAAGTGCGGTATAAAGACCGCCGTTCGTTTCATTAAAAGCTGCTATCAGCACTAAAACCGAAAGACCGGAAAAGAGACCAGTTTGAATCCCATTCTCTGGAAGCAGCAAAGCTGCCCCATATCCTAATAATGCCGCAAATACGACTTTACCGATAAGCAATGTAAATCCTTTTCTGGCAATATACCCGGATTGCTTAACATCTATCGTAGCTCCGACACAAAAGAAAAAGACGGCTAATATCGATGCGGTACCTGTTAGCATGGCACCTGTAAATCCTCCAAAGAAGGTTGCCGTATCAGGAAAAATAGTATGTATCAAGGCTCCTATGAACAAAGGGACAACCATCATGCCACCAGGGATTTTTTCTATTGCAGCTTTTATTCTCATCGCAATCTCTCCACTTCATTATCAAATTTATGATTATTTGTAATTGGAAGTCTAGTTGTGGAGTTAACTGGTTGCTGTCATCGATCATTCAACGTTTAAAAGTTCATTCTGGCTTTCAATAAAGTCCTGTAATTTTTTCCGGCTAGGCATACCATCCATATCACCAGGTGACATGACTTGAAGAGCGCCAATCGCATTACCCCGAGTAACGGTTTCAATCGTAGATTTCCCTTCAAGCAAGCCGCTGATCACCCCGACGGCAAAACCATCGCCGGCACCTACTGTATCAACAACCTTTTCGGGGACAAAACCTTTAATATACCCTTCTTCATCCGCATTTTTATAATAGGCTCCCTCTGCTCCAAGCTTGATGACGATCATTTTAACTCCTTTGTTCAAATAAAATTCAGCCACCTCTTCAGGTCTTTTAAGTCCTGTTAAAACTTCCGCTTCGGACATGCCAGGAAGAAATAAATCACAAATGTAAGCAAGCTGATTAATGCAATCCACCATTTTTTGTTTATCCGGCCATAGGTTAGGTCGTAAATTCGGGTCAAATGAAACCGTTTTTCCTTGATTCTTCATAAATTTCATGGCAGCAACTGTGAATTCATGGCAACTTTCAGATAATGCGGATGGGATACCTGTTGCATGCAGATGTTTAGCTTGCCGAAAATATTCTTCTGAAAGGTCGTCAATATCCAGGGTGGAAGCAGCTGAATTTTTCCTGAAATATTCCACCTCCGGATCTCCCTGGAGTACTTTAGACTTAATTAACATTCCTGTCGGGTGATCACTTGTAAATCGGATCCCTGTCGTGTCGACTTTTTCTTTATTCAATTCTTCGATGATGAACTTACCGAAACTGTCTTTGCCAAGTTTCGTCATGTAAGCAACATCTAAATCAAGACGCGCCAATCCGCAAGCAACGTTTGATTCTGCTCCCGCAATCGCTCGGGAAAAGGATTTAACATCATGTAATGGCTCTACTTCATTTGCATAAAACATGTTCATCGGTTCCCCAAAGGTGATCACATCTAAATCTTTCATTCCCAATTCCTCCTGAAAAAAGGTATATTACGGTTTAGTAAACCATAACTACTAGAAAGCGCTTTCTTTTGAATGAAATCAGATTATCATATAAACCAGTTATTAACAATACTAAGTTTTTATATTTTATTTTGCATAAAAACACATTTTTTAACATATTTTCCCTTAGTTATACTAATTAACTACTAAAATTTTCTATAAACATTGACTATTCGGAAAACATTATATATATTTTAAATATTGGTAACGTTAACATTTTTTAAAAATATGATAAACCGTTTTACTAAATTAGGAGGTTATTTATAATGCATATGGAAAAACGTTATTCCATTCATCCGTCACAAGCCAAACATTTTGATACAAGTGAAATCCGCAAAAATTTTTTAGTGGAAAATTTATTTCTCGATGATGACGTTTCTTTATGCTATTCCCTTGATGACAGGATCATCATAGGGGGAATCAAACCTGTTTCTAAAGGGGTGAAGCTTGAGGGCCATGATTTCATTAAAGCCGATTATTTTCTACAACGAAGAGAATTAGGTGTATTTAATATAGGCGGCCAAGGGAAGGTTTCAGTTGATGGGGCAGTATATACCCTTGAAAATCGCGATTGTCTGTATATAGGATTAGGCTGTAAAGAGCTAATTTTCACTAGTGATTCAGGCACCGAACCCGCTAAATTTTATTTAGCCTCTGCTCCAGCCCATAAAAATTACCCAGTTCAACACGTTGCATTTAAGGAAGTGCAAGGTGATGAACTGGGTTCACAGGAAACGGCAAACAAGCGGACGATTCGTAGAATGATTCATGAAAAAGGAATCCAAAGCTGTCAACTGTGTATGGGAATGACTGAATTGGCTTCAGGAAATGTCTGGAATTCGATGCCTCCTCACGTTCATGACCGCAGAGTAGAAGTTTATATGTATTTTGACTTAGCTAAAGATGCAATTTTGTTCCACATGATGGGTGAACCCGAAGAAACAAGGCATATTGTAATGAAAAATGAGCAAGCTGTCATTTCCCCTCCGTGGTCCATACATAGTGGTTCCGCTACGAGCAACTACACCTTCATTTGGGCAATGGCTGGAGAGAATTATACATATGAGGATATGGATACCTTTCCTATTTCAGAAATGAAGTAACACCAAAGAATGCTAAAACTAAAATTGCCGAAGACAATCATATTCTTATTGGGGATGGAGGAAAAAAGATGAGTTTACTTGATTTTTCAATGGACTTTTTCAGTTTAAAAGGTAAAGTTGCCATCGTAACAGGAGGAAACACTGGATTAGGACAAGGATATGCGGTAGCGTTAGCAAAAGCAGGTGCAGATGTTTTTATCGTTGCCCATGGTGATAATTGGCAGGAAGCGAAGGATTTAATCGAAACGACCGGACAAAAGGCAGTCTTTTACCAAGCAGAACTTACGAACAAGGAAAGCCTTAAAGGTGTTGTAAAAGGTTGTCTTGATGCATACGGGAAAATCGATATCCTTGTTAATAATGCAGGAACGATTCGCAGGGCTCCTTTATTGGAATATACAGATGAAGATTGGAATGCAGTAATGGACATTAACCTTAATTCCCTGTATTTTCTTAGTCAGCTTGTTGCTAAAGAAATGGTTGAACAAGGCAGCGGAAAAATCATAAATATCGCATCCATGCTCACATTCCAAGGAGGTAAGTTCGTTCCGGCCTATACAGCGAGTAAACATGGCGTTGCTGGGCTGACTAAAGCATTCGCTAATGAATTAGCCGCTAAAAACATTCAAATAAACGCGATTGCGCCAGGATATATTGAAACGGCCAATACAGCCGCGCTTCGTGCAGATGAGTCAAGAAACAAAGACATTCTTTCAAGGATCCCGGCTGAAAAATGGGGAACACCTTTTGATGTCATGGGAACCGTCGTATTTCTTGCAAGCAAGGCCTCTGACTATATGAATGGCCATATCCTCGCTGTTGATGGAGGCTGGCTCGTTCGTTAATCCGCCGATTAAGACAAATGAATATGTTTAAGGTTAACACCCTTAGCCAAAGCGCTTAGGGTGTTTCTTTCATCCAATGTTTAACAAAATCAGACTCCTTTGTTATGATGTAGGTATCCCGTTCTATTTCAAGAAATTATTCCCTTTAGGAGAACATCATGAAAAAAAAGAAAATTACCATATCAGATGTTGCTGAGAAGGCCGGTGTTTCCAAAAGTACGGTTTCTCAATATATCAACCAACGTTTTCGTTATATGAGTGCTGAAACCAAAGACAGAATCGAGAAAGTCATCCAAGAACTCGACTTTCGTCCCAATGATAATGCCAGGAATTTAAAAGTGAAAAAAACAAAAGTCATAGGGATACTCGTAGCTAATATTTTACATACTTTATCCACCGAAATCATTCGTACCGTAGAAGAACAGCTTCAGCAGCATGGCATGAAGGTATTCATATGTGACTCTGCCGATGATCCTGAGAAAGAAAAAGAATATCTTGATTTGCTGGTTTCCACGCAAGTAGATGGAATCATCATTTTTCCGGTAGGAAATGATTTCAAAGTCTATAATTACCTGATCGATCATTCCATTCCAATGGTATTCGTTGATCGATTGGTTGATGGAGTAACATCTGATTCCGTTCTTTTAGACAATCATGCTGCAATCTTTTTGGCTGTGTCCATGCTGGCTGAAAAAGGACACGAAAATATTGCATTCTTAACCTTACCTATTGATATCCCCATCACACCAAGAATGGAGAGAATCGAAGGATTTAAAAAAGCGATGGCATCTCATAAATTGGAAGTAAGGGATGATGATATTTATTCGTTGCCCAGAAACCAAATTCAAGAAAAGTTGGCCCGGATATTCGATGCAGAAAAGCCTCCGACAGCCATAGTGGCAGGAAATGATTTAGTGTTACGTGAAATCCTTAGCTATTTGAAAAAACAAAAAATCTTGATTCCTGAGGATGTTGCCATTGTCAGCATTGATGATGTCGCTTATACAGAGTTTTATGAACCATCGATCACAACAATCGGACAACCAATACAACAAATGGGTATTAAAACAGCAGAGTTATTATTGCACCGGATAACCGATTCTGGTCAGACCCCGTACATTACTTATCGGTTTGCCCCCGAACTGATTGTTCGAGGTTCATGCTA
It contains:
- a CDS encoding ABC transporter ATP-binding protein, with product MIEVKRISKNYGRKKILDSVSFTANKGEVTCLIGINGVGKTTTLKAIMGLTPYKGEILIDDQKMTKDSYEKITFIPDAPIMLPQMTVKQAMVFMEDFYTSWNSERANQLMGFFKLKEETPISELSKGNTAKLNLMLGLSLDVDYVLMDEPFSGIDMFSREQIADVFASHLIEDRGVIITTHEIGDIEHLIDKVILLDNGTVLKEFKTEEMREEEGKSVVDVMREVYQS
- a CDS encoding AAA family ATPase, which produces MKLNYDTQYIRGVYLNRDRISSYDHFPLDLPVINHLNEVTFHPSVTYVIGENGMGKSTLLEGIAIAYGFNPEGGTLNFNFSNYDSHSNLDEYLRLKKGVYKPKDNFFFRAETFYNLATNIEELDREASFGSKIIDSFGGKSLHQQSHGESFFSAFVERFQGDGLYILDEPEAALSPLRQISMLARINELVQQGSQFIISTHSPIIMAYPDAKILQISEEGMNEVTLEESNHYLLMKQFFEDKDRLLHHLFQ
- a CDS encoding MarR family transcriptional regulator; translated protein: MFLIETYQKFFQQFLLLYRPFENNLNIQLNKHDLHRAQWSILHFLINYGSATLVELANYQGVEKPTITRTIARLEELGYVEHVPSKDKREKRMRLTELGKKIYSEVRVTIDQYEQAILKGITEEEQLAAIRIMGEIRNNIIK
- a CDS encoding MFS transporter, producing MDQSRARLWTKDFVIVSSINFFITLIFYLLMVTLAIYAVNELDASTSEAGLISGIFIIGTLIGRLFIGRFIDSIGRKKTLFIGLIFFTLTTLLYFVDLGIGFLLVNRLIHGMAMGMASTATGTIVAQIIPATRKGEGIGYYSMSATLATAIGPFIGLYMAQHTSFQVIFSFCLALGVISLITAFFLHVPALKVTAKVTESKGFKLSNFIEPKALPISIITLVLAFCYSSVLSFISFYAIEINLVNTASFFFVVYAVAVLLSRPFSGPLMDRKGSNFIMYPAFIIFGIGLLLLSMTTNSFTLLAAGFLIGLGFGNMQSSSQAIAVKLTPPHRMGMATSTFFIMLDAGLGFGPYILGFIIPVTGYSTLYVILGVVVILTSVLYYFLHGKKERTARTNLASI
- the kduI gene encoding 5-dehydro-4-deoxy-D-glucuronate isomerase — protein: MEKRYSIHPSQAKHFDTSEIRKNFLVENLFLDDDVSLCYSLDDRIIIGGIKPVSKGVKLEGHDFIKADYFLQRRELGVFNIGGQGKVSVDGAVYTLENRDCLYIGLGCKELIFTSDSGTEPAKFYLASAPAHKNYPVQHVAFKEVQGDELGSQETANKRTIRRMIHEKGIQSCQLCMGMTELASGNVWNSMPPHVHDRRVEVYMYFDLAKDAILFHMMGEPEETRHIVMKNEQAVISPPWSIHSGSATSNYTFIWAMAGENYTYEDMDTFPISEMK
- a CDS encoding sugar kinase; translation: MKDLDVITFGEPMNMFYANEVEPLHDVKSFSRAIAGAESNVACGLARLDLDVAYMTKLGKDSFGKFIIEELNKEKVDTTGIRFTSDHPTGMLIKSKVLQGDPEVEYFRKNSAASTLDIDDLSEEYFRQAKHLHATGIPSALSESCHEFTVAAMKFMKNQGKTVSFDPNLRPNLWPDKQKMVDCINQLAYICDLFLPGMSEAEVLTGLKRPEEVAEFYLNKGVKMIVIKLGAEGAYYKNADEEGYIKGFVPEKVVDTVGAGDGFAVGVISGLLEGKSTIETVTRGNAIGALQVMSPGDMDGMPSRKKLQDFIESQNELLNVE
- a CDS encoding GntR family transcriptional regulator, which produces MNVNTREPVYLQVVRHFKEQIAIGKFVAGQEIPSRRELAASLNINPNTAQKAYKEMEEQGLIHTERNFPSQITTNETILQAVRQELILAAVDSFVDAIRPINVPVDELLRVVKEKYSEEIREEEEK
- the kduD gene encoding 2-dehydro-3-deoxy-D-gluconate 5-dehydrogenase KduD, with amino-acid sequence MSLLDFSMDFFSLKGKVAIVTGGNTGLGQGYAVALAKAGADVFIVAHGDNWQEAKDLIETTGQKAVFYQAELTNKESLKGVVKGCLDAYGKIDILVNNAGTIRRAPLLEYTDEDWNAVMDINLNSLYFLSQLVAKEMVEQGSGKIINIASMLTFQGGKFVPAYTASKHGVAGLTKAFANELAAKNIQINAIAPGYIETANTAALRADESRNKDILSRIPAEKWGTPFDVMGTVVFLASKASDYMNGHILAVDGGWLVR
- a CDS encoding LacI family DNA-binding transcriptional regulator; this translates as MKKKKITISDVAEKAGVSKSTVSQYINQRFRYMSAETKDRIEKVIQELDFRPNDNARNLKVKKTKVIGILVANILHTLSTEIIRTVEEQLQQHGMKVFICDSADDPEKEKEYLDLLVSTQVDGIIIFPVGNDFKVYNYLIDHSIPMVFVDRLVDGVTSDSVLLDNHAAIFLAVSMLAEKGHENIAFLTLPIDIPITPRMERIEGFKKAMASHKLEVRDDDIYSLPRNQIQEKLARIFDAEKPPTAIVAGNDLVLREILSYLKKQKILIPEDVAIVSIDDVAYTEFYEPSITTIGQPIQQMGIKTAELLLHRITDSGQTPYITYRFAPELIVRGSC
- a CDS encoding 2-keto-3-deoxygluconate permease — its product is MRIKAAIEKIPGGMMVVPLFIGALIHTIFPDTATFFGGFTGAMLTGTASILAVFFFCVGATIDVKQSGYIARKGFTLLIGKVVFAALLGYGAALLLPENGIQTGLFSGLSVLVLIAAFNETNGGLYTALMTKLGRTEDAAAFPFISIESGPFFTMIILGVGGLATFPWQTIVSTLIPFAVGMIVGNIDKECREFFGQAVPVLIPFFALALGFGLDFGMILKSGFMGILMGVAVVFLSGGVLYLLDRYVTGSDGVAGVAASSTAGAAVAVPFIIAELNPQFAPVAESATAIIATSVLVTAILTPMLTMWVAKKQEERGIPHRRGMKPAILKDLNVTSIKRAK